cacacaaaatccaTCCACTGAACAATGTTTGGTGAAATACTgcctcaaacaaaacaaaaccaagcaaaaatgcagaaagaaacaaaaaaacaagcaaaccaaaaacaaatcaaaacaaataCATTGAGTACTGAAAAGACACATATACTAAGCAACTCTTTAGGTTTTGGTAAAATACTGCTTTAAACAAAAGAAACACCAagctgaaataaataataaataaaaaaatcaaaaacaaactttgttgTTTTAGTAAAATACTGcttcaaaaaacaaatgtaaacaaaaccaaaagcaaataaaacaaaaacatcaaaaaaagacagaaaagaaagaaagaaagaaagaaagaaagaaagaaagaaagaaagaaagaaagaaagaaagaaagcaaaccaaaaacaaagcaaaacaaatccAGCCAGGAACATCTTGctggacaaaaacaaaacaaacaaacaaaaaaaaagaaccaagcaaacaaaacaaactccaaacaaacacagaaaagcaaacaaaatcaaaaacaaacttcaaacataccaaagcaaaacaaaaccacaCAGGAACATATTGTTCTAAGTACAGAAAAATTAACAAACATACTGATCAActctgaaaacaaacaaacaaaagcataacacaagacaaaaactctctctctctgtatattatatatatatatatatatatatatatatatatatatatatatacacatacatatatatatatatatatatatatatatatatatatatatatatatatatatatatatatatatatatatatacacatacatatacatatatatatatatatatatatatatatataatacacacacatacacatatctTATGTGATGAATTATATGTTGACAGACATAACTTTGCGATTCCTTTTATTTTGTGACATAAATGACAATGTACATACCTCTTTTACACAGgagtaaatgttaatttcctcaATGCTGAAATTGAGCCATTCTGAGGAGGGCTGTTGCAAGATGAGTCTAACTGTTGTCACATTATCAGGCTCCGTCAACATCTGAAAAGCCAAatatagagaagaaaagatctCAGAAAGAAGTGACACAAAGTTGGGGGAGAATTTTGGGCCTTTCATGCAGCTATCAAAGAAACAAAGGAGGTTAAATTAAGAATGAACGTCGGAATTTAACAGAGACACTAAGGATGTGCATTTCAAAGCCTTAATTAACTAGACAGAATGAAAACCTGATAAAAGAGACAGTTTCATGTAGTAATCTGCAAAATTGCTCGAAACAATTGACATTTGCATTCGGGTTGATGACTATGGAGTGTGAAAGCTTCTTTCTACTTCAGCTGATAGTAGTGATACTAAGATATGTCATGTTCATGTCACAGAATTACCCTGGAAAGATCTTCTGGGACCACACTGTTGTTTCATCTCTAATGATTATGTTTACTGCattaaggccccgatatacttccaGTGAACAAACTGGTgtgttgtcatttcaaacaaaatcaggccaaaacaaagttcgTTTGGTGTTTGTTTTGGGGAAACGGCTTGACACTTTtgatctatttaaaataatactgaCCTCAAACATTTGAATAGTAATGTATATACCATAAGATTGACATTTATAGATGgacaatacataaatacattatataaaacaaaagattGGCTGTTTGCTCAAATTATTACTACTCTGAAAAAAGGCAAAGTAACAAAGAAGCTGACATGACCTTCACCAACCAACAGAATCTCAAAGAAGAATTTTCATGAATACACCAAAAATGGTGACACAGCAAAAAATTTGTACACTTGGAAGACATTACTTTTGCAGAGGAGTAACAGAGGCTGCAAAGAATGGCAAGTTATCTGCTTGTTTTCTCAGAgatttgaagatattttgaagtcCGTCTCCAGAGAAACCATGTAAATGCACTACGACTCTGAGCATGTACCTCTTTAAAACATATGTGCTAgttcacatacatatatatatatatatatatatatatatatatatatatatatatatatatataaaatgtaggGTTTTATTTAGGTCTTGCTGGCACTGTTTTTaaattcatcttttgtgttccacagtaGAGAGAATGTCAGATTTtgaagtaaattatgacagaatttaaatttttgggtgaagtaatcCTATTAAATTCAATGACAAAGTAAGGTTCATATAAGTAAGAAGACATCCTTATAATTATAAAGACCCACAAAGATGTTGTTTTCAATATTTCTACGTTTGTtaataaagatttatttatCATTGCAGCATCCGCTGACATCAAAAAATGGCTTACACAGATTATGGCAGATAGGGTGAGAGCTATGTGGCATCCCAGATGGGCTTTTCAATGCAAATTTCATTGGATGACGCTAAAGGTGCCCATACAGTGCAGAACTCAGCGTCCAATCATCTGAGAGTTCACTTGAGGACGCACGTCTAATATCTTTGTGTCTTTGAAACGGAGCTAAAAAGCATCGAGGGAGCCTGATCTCAATACATTAAAGCAGTCATTACAGGCAACTAACAGATCAAAGACCGGGACATCAGATCCCCGGAGAGCTACAAATAGGCCAAATCACTGTGATGACAAACAAAATGTTCCCCGAGCTGCTGCAATTATACTGGGATGGCTGACAAAACGGTTCGAGTTTTTAATTGAAAAACTGAAGATATCCTGCGGACACAGTTGCTAGTGTTGTCTTAGAGGAAACtatttaaaaagattaaaaatatcACATCTTTTGCCTGCTCACAAAAGCAGTAATTATGACATATACAGCTATTTGTCATAaataaattgtcataatttgaAGAATTtcaaatctcgcaattctgactttatttctcacaattctgagtttctatctcacaattgcaagtttatttctcaccattcagactttatttctcacaatgcaaattatatctcgcaattctctgGCACGTACCTCTATCATTCAACATGAATCCAAATGTTCCATGGTCACGATGTAACTTTTGCCGACTAACCAATTATTTCTCCTGTAAACAAAACTTTATACTtcaaaatatttacataaaaaaataatcatatgtGCAAAAATGTGTTATGTCGTACCACAGTGGCAGCTGACCGGCACAGCCATACGCACCATAGTTACGTTTGGGATCATTTTACTTTGAATGACAATAATGTTAATTGCAAACTTTGCgattgtgttttaaaatacaatactACAATGAGCACCATGATGACAAGATATGAAACAGCCAACAATAACCAccatttaaagtaaaattatcCCAAACATAGGCTAACTATGGCGCTCTCACATCATTTTATCATATGATCATAATCACATCAATTCATTTTACAATCCTGCTACTAGTTTTAtttgtatgtaaaaaaaaaacaaaaaaaaaacattttcattcagaTTAGGAAGCTGGGATTTTGATCATTTGCACATTTTGTCATGCCGGTGACTATATGTCATTGCAGTATATGCATCATGCAGTATTAAGGTTAATGATTAATCGTTCATTTAAACGACGCTCGATCATGGGAATGATCGTAAATTGACATCCCTAGTTTAAACCCCCATAAAGGGACTGTTATTCTTCCATGGAGCACAAAAGCAGAAGTTTAGCAGAATgttcaagctgctcttttccaaattatgaatattttggtTTCTCATTCTCTCTTGGTGGCCTTGTCCTACCTGTTGTCTGTAGATGGAGAAATAGTCATGTGATCCGGCCTCAGCGTGTGGATTAGCCATGAGGCAGTAGTTTCTCAAACAAGTGACCCACTTAGCAGAACTCTCCTCTCTCCGCTGCAAACGGACCGTCAAATATGCTGTGTAGTAGTTCTTGAAAGAGATTTCCTGAATCTAGACGCAAGCACAAGGGATATACCAGCAAATCTGTGTAATAATATATAGATATTGGGCATCAGTAGCAGCATTAGCTATGGCTTTGCAACAGAAGGGGCATCTGCTTGTGCTCGATAAAGAGCACCACCCCCCTCCATCCCAACGTGTTGGAAATTATTGGGACTTGGGAGCAAAAATGCcaccaaaattaataaaaggctcccaaaattcaagatatataGGACAAAAAATGTCCCTGTatgagttcttgtttttaatatttataataacctatatttatgtttaaaactcAGAATGCTGTTTTCCCGAATATCAGCACTATTGCAAACATGATAGcctattgattttatacaacattgcagaacaaaaaaaaaaattatatatatatatatatatatatacagtacagtccaaaagtttggaaccactaagatttttaatgtttttaaaagaagttttgtctgctcaccaaggctacatttatttaattaaaaatacagtaaaaaacattaatattgtgaaatattattacaaattaaaataactgttttctatttgaatatatttcacaaagtaatttattcctgtgatggtaaagctgaattttcagcatcattactccagtcttcagtgtcacatgatccttcagaaatcattctaatatgctgatctgctgctcaagaaacatttaatgtgtacaattgtacaaaatatttgtgtacaatatttttttttcaggattatttgatgaatagaaagttcaaaagaacagagtttatctgaaatctaatcttttgtaacattataaatgtctttactgccacttttgattgatttaatgcatccttgctgaacaaaagtattcatttctttaatttcttttcaaaaaaataaaaataaaaattcttactgaccccaaacttttgaacggtagtgtataatgctacagaagctttgtatttcagataaatgctgttcttttgaactttctattcatcaaggaatcctgaaaaaaaaaagtacacaactgttttcaacattggaaataatcataaatgtttattgagcagcaaatcagcatattagaatgatttctgaaggatcatgtgacactgaagactggagtaacgatgctgaaaattcagctttgcatcacaggaataaattactttgtcaaatatatttaaatagtacacagttattttaaattgtaataatatttcacaatattactgttttttactgtatttttaattaaataaatgtagccttggtgagcagacgaaacttcttttaaaaacataaaaaatcttagtggttccaaacttttggactgtactgtatatatatatatatatatataaaaatgtttgtttttgaccAAATTTTTCCACTTTTGGTGTTATTTCTAATGAGAAATTACTATTGTAACACCAAAGCTTGCTTTATTTTGTTGCTGCCTCAAAAGtgtctgaaatcagttttgtgaggAATAAAGCCACGCATACCAGCCTCCTAATGTTTCTGCCTTTGCCTCATAAGATGCAGTAGTCCAGTAGTCCTGTTCTCGGctacacattgtcatgttgtaaataaaacaacatctgTATTGCAAACCCCTCTGTGTTGCGGTTGTTGTTGGCGTATACCAATGGCTCTGGCGTATACCTTACCAATGCAACGTAACtgccatagaaaccaatgcagatattccGCAAAATGAAAGAGCGACATGGGACACACAAATCGGATCTAAACAGTTGCGAAACACAATGTGGACAGTCAATAATTTTCGATCAAATTCTAATTGGATACACAGataatcggatttggactgacagtgtaAACGGAGCCTGAATGACTGAATGACTCACTTGTAAAGACAATGatttgccgccacctactggcagttttagtttcatttcatttcatctattaatttttctatatttctaaaaatcattccTGCAGTCCACCATGTTGCAAGAAAGACTGTCTGCACTTGCCCAGATGTCCAATTGAACACAACGTTATGAGATCGCTGGATAAGCTTTTGCAGCATGAAGTTACCTGAAAGCCAAGTTCTAAACGTCAAATTCGGAATAAGTGCAGAATATTTCCTCTTAATGTAGCCTATTAACTCACTAATTCCTGTtctcttatttttatttctttgttctcATGCCTAACATTATGGCTATCCAAGGTGCTATCTGAGGGGAAGACTGAATTGACGAAGATTGAATGTTGATTTTGTTTTCGGTCGTGATTGTAATGCGTGGATAGTGGTAGATAGAATGCATTTATAAATGGGACTATTAAGAATGAAATATGAGTTAACGTTAACATTACAGATAATTAAATAATTGCAGTCGCATTGCATACAATAGGATTAGTCTGTCTTTTTTtaaggggtggggtgggggggcTCTGACTGTTTGTTTGAAACGGGCCTCTGAATTGCAAAGGCCCCTCTGTCGGGCATTAATAAACCCATGCTGGTCAATCAATAATATTGTAACCTTTATGAACTGATGTACTGCGAGAGACACTCACGTTCACAGGCTCGGCAAGGGTGATGTCTGTTATATAGACGCCAGGGCGAGATGAATCAGATACAGCATCTCCAATCTGCAGTGCGACAGGTGACTTTATAGTACAGCTGACTGCTTCAGCACTCATTATTGACCTGTGACGAGAAAGAACAACTAAACTCAACTTCACAAACTTCACAGAGACCGATCCATGCTATTGATCAAGACCTCAggcattattataaatatatttttttaaatctatcattttaatatatatttttttaatactaattttattatttttttatttttatatcatttttaattttagttatcttttgttgtttgcattaaaaatacatttaaaaacaacatttaaaaactgaaaatctAGCAGTTCAAACATGCTTCTACAACttatctatatttaaaaatattaggtTATGTTAGGGCTTTTCagcaataatttaaattataaaacaattaatGCAACAATAAAACTATACAGCAATATGAATGCTAAGATAAGGCGTCTACAAttttgcttatatatatatatatatatatatatatatatatatatatatatatatatatatatatatatatacaaaaagaTATACATAGATATAaagatatatatacatacaaaacaTATTCTGaatcttttttctctttttactgtattattattattattattattattatttataatttttatttaatacctAAGTTTTACCCTGGGGGACACAGTAAACACAAGCGAATCTGATCAAAGCACCAAAGCATTTTGCCAAACAAACAACACCTGATAATATTGTCTGTATGGCAGAAAAAAGGCGTTATGGACATAACGCATCCGTGCATGTTGTCTATGTAGGCGGCTCACTGAGTTTTGAAACACAGCCAGTGTCCATCACTGCAGTACTTACTGTAATATATTCAGCTGTCTGACTCGTTCTTTGGACTAAAATTATCTTGTATTAAATAGCCGAGACGTGCCCTTAAATGGTGCTGAAGCGTTTTAAAGCAGCAGCGTCATTACAGTCATCTGTGCAGGAATTGAAAGCAGCTTTATGACGGTTTATGGCTTCATGTGTTGATAATTGCAGCTCTGCATGCCTCTTCCGGTCTTTTCTGTGACGTGTTTCTCTTAAAGGGCCAGTGtctttgaagtaaaaaaaaaaaaataaataataataataaaaaaaatcaatgcccTAAAACATGGATCAGCACAGTCGGTAATTATAAATCACCTTTCATTACAGTGGTTGTGTTACACGtataatcataataatcataataataaatagttATCACAGTGGGATCCTGCTGTTTATTTCATTGATGGGAAGAATGcttaacataataaataaaaactagttCAGACAAGCCTCTGCAACATAGCCtttctatattttaaaatatgttatgtTATTTATAGCTTTTCacaagtaacacagaaattcataAAACTACACAAATGAACGTTAATGTAAGGTGTCACCAAAtgtgcgtaatatcattgtgatttatatatatatgattagaATAAAATTCATTGAAGTCTAAATATTATAACCAATGTTAATCACTAAGTCATTTTTGTTCCCTCAGCAAGCTAGCATTTCTCTAGCTTGTGTAAACTCGGCTACTGTCACAATTATGCATTAGCATATTGTTGAATCCAGTGAGTTGAGTATAGTTCATCAAAAGGCTAGAGGCAAAATGAAaggcaaataatgtaataaatgtcGTGGCAAATCACCTGTTTATGCCACTGGTTTCACTTTTTTTGTGTTGGCCTACTCATTTCCCTATGACGCTGTACTCACTGTCACCGGCAGAGAGCACTAGCGCTCTTCGGTTGTGAACTCTGTGGTACAGAATGTGCTGAACTCAGTGATTGGCTTTATCTcttatataaaacacatttctgttCCACCACCGTGTAACCTATATTGTTCGGCATGCATGACATAACATGCTCTTTCTGTCAAAGTCATGATAATTAAGGATTCATAATTATTCATGAGATTCATACTAAAACCACTGTTGATTCAATACTGGGCTCTAGGGAGATAGAAATGATTTTCTTGTATTGCAGTGTTACTATAGAAGGCTTGTTTTGTCATCAGTATATGTATTAGATCTATAAGtgcataaacatttttattaattataacatATTGTTacttattatattgttatattttgcattttattagcTATTATTTATTCTTCCTGTAAGTGGGCTGCACTGAAAAATCataagtttttaaaatggataatcacattaaaacatttgaattgacagccctatttattattattattattattattattattattattattagtatttatagtttaattattattattgttttatttttaagtaaacGCCCAGGACGTTGCACGCATCCGGTATCTCATTATGCAGAAATGAATGACAAATTCAAAAAACAGCAATTCCCAGGTTCGCTTTGGGAATCGGAATGCAATATTCCTCCTGCTGTCCCAGGACTGGCCGAGTGGAGCAGCCAGTATTTTAGGTGGAgagtttattttaatggcatTTGTGCACAGTCGCGTTCACTCTTCTGCAGTTTACGCGCGCGGTCCAGAGTATTATACACCCCCTCAGAGATGTGCTACATCGTTCGCTCTGGCtgaaaagcaaagaaaaacGCCTTCAAGGACAGCCTAGAGGGGAAATTTATCaacaaacatgttttcaaaTGAGCCATTGAGACCCGGGCACCTCGAATAATGCGTCTGACAAGGTCACCCCgggatacactgcacgatttttgcAGTCCTTTAAGATCATTAAATCACACTGTGCGACATGGTTTGAAATTGGGCACGACATGCGTGTAGACTG
This genomic stretch from Megalobrama amblycephala isolate DHTTF-2021 linkage group LG2, ASM1881202v1, whole genome shotgun sequence harbors:
- the nicn1 gene encoding nicolin-1, with the protein product MSAEAVSCTIKSPVALQIGDAVSDSSRPGVYITDITLAEPVNIQEISFKNYYTAYLTVRLQRREESSAKWVTCLRNYCLMANPHAEAGSHDYFSIYRQQMLTEPDNVTTVRLILQQPSSEWLNFSIEEINIYSCVKEDSERDVPAWLSTLTPVEEPLDLNGLPDPETVSSSIQQMWALTEIMQASQTAASIGRFDVEGSYDVKLLSYT